The Corylus avellana chromosome ca11, CavTom2PMs-1.0 genome contains the following window.
TGGGATGCCAGTTCCATACCCTGGTTTATTGCCTCCATGGGGAGTTTATACTCATCCTAATATGACCACGGTAATCCTagtcacttatatatattacaatgcAAACACGTGCTGCAATATGACCATGGTAATCCTagtcacttatatatattacaatgcAAACACGTGCTGCACGTGTGACACGATTAAGCACATCGCTGCTGTGTATAAATATTGTAAAGTTTATGAATTTGTCTTCTAAGTTTTTTCCTATATCTTCTGTAGACTCCAAACCCACTACATGTCAATATAGAGTTGGAAGGGAAGGGCCCCTATGGAAAAGATCGAGTTTGCACTAAAAAATCCATGGGAACTCCTGGAAGCGCATGCAATGACAGTGCTTCACATTGTTTGTCTTCCCCTCTTGCTAATAGTGTTGATAGTGATAATGAGGGTACATTAGATGCAATTGAAAAGAATAATGAGAAACAGGTACATTATATCATGCATCAATAGGGTTTGCTTTCTCAATTGATCAGTTTGGTGTTTTACGTATGCATACGCCGTAAtgattgaaatatttatttatagcaTTAACTTTACATTGCTCTGTTGATATGTTGTTCTTTATTTGTTGTCTTATGAAAACGTGCCAATCAATGTAGGATTCTTATGGAAGTAAGAAAAGAAGGTTTCACCATATGGTTGCAGATGGTATATTTTTCAGTTTCAACCTAAATGATTCCTGCTTATGTGTGACCATCTATATTTTCATCCTCTCTTGGttgtgatgattttgtactCACTATAACTTCCGCAGGAGCCAATACACAAAGTCACACTGTTGGGGCCATTGGTGAAGCTTTAGTGCCTCCTGCCTCATTACCACTTGTGATGGGATCTGAATCTGTAATGCCTGAGCAATTGATGCAGGTATTAATGTTAGATGTTCCCCCCACCCTCCCAATTTAATAATCGTTTCACATCCCTATTCTCAATGTAAAGTATTTATATGTTGCTTCTAATgaaaatgctacacttactaAAATTTCTCCATAAAATTCCTTTCCCAAATGATTTTTTAACATTTCATAAGAtctattattttgggaaatgtTTGACCATCTTATGGGATGGTGACATATCACTTGGAAACcaattttaggggaaacttttGGTAAGTGTAGTATTTCTCTGCTTTTAAAGGAGAGAATATATTACATGTTAAAAGTTGGCAATGGGGTTGTTATGAACCTAACAATTCTCTGCTTACATAGATTCCAAATGACGACGAGCCATTCCTTGAAGTTGCCCCTCAAATTGGTTAGTTAGTCTTTACACTCTTTTATTAATATCATTGAGTTTCTTTCTTATAGTAAATTTTATTCATTAGTTGTTGATTGTCATTTAGTAAATGTTGTGATTCCAATCTTGTTCCGAAATGTTGATTGGGTAActgtatttcttttttgtcatcTAGATGAAAATGAAGTTGTCTGTGATTTAGAGTTGGTAGACAAGGATGACAATGATGTGCAATCAAATAAGAAAGAAGCAGAACCGGAGGTAGGAATGAAGTTTAGTTCTGAAAAAGAACTAATACTATATTATAGGCGGTATGCTCAGCAATCGGGGTTTGGGGTGACATCTAAAGGAGGTAAAAATAATCCAGACGGGAGTCATAAGTACGTCACCCTCACATGTGCTCGTTATGGCAAGAAGCAAACTGATGCAATTAATATTCACAAGCCTAATCCGACAACGAAAACTGGGTGTAAGGCCAAGATCAATGCATCGTTCAGGGATGGAGCATGGTGTTTGACTACTGTTAATGTGAACCACAATCATTCTTTAAGCCCTAGTAAAACAAGATTTTTTCGATGCTATAGGAGGATGGATGATAATGTGAAAAGAAGGCTCGAATTAAATGATATAGCTGGGATAGGTGTGAGTAAGAACTTTAACTCTCTTGTTGTTGAAGGTGGAGGGTATGAGAATCTGTCATTCAAGGAGAGAGATTGTCGAAATTTTATTAACAAGGCAAGACATCTTCGGCTTAGCAAAGGAGGTGCTGGAGTACTTTACGACTACTTTACTAGAATGCGAGAAATGAATGATGGCTTCTACGCTGTTATGGATTTGGACGACGACTCTAGGCTAAGGAATGTGTTCTGGGCTGATGCACGAAGCAGGGCTGCATATAAGTATTTTGGGGATGTGGTTACATTTGACACGACGTATTTGACCAATATATACAAAATGCCATTTGCTCCTTTCGTGGGAGTGAATCATCATGGTCAGTCAATACTTTTCGGGGCCGGATTACTATCAAGCGAGGATACGACcacatttgtttggttgtttgaaaCATGGTTGAAATGCATGAACGGCCAAGCTCCAGTTGCAATAATAACAGATCAGGATAAGGCTATGAAAAGTGCAATTGCAAAAGTTTTTCCTAGAGCCCGACATAGATTTTGTTTATGGCACATTATGAAAAAATTCCCAGAGAAGCTAGGATCACATGCTCAATACAAGTGTGGCTTGAAGAGTGCCATACAAAGTGCAATCTACGACTCTCAAACTTGTGTTGAATTTGATAACAGTTGGCAAGGTGTACTGGAAAAGTATAATCTTCGGGATAATGCATGGTTGTGTTGGTTATATAGTGTGCGGGCTCATTGGATACCAGCGTatttaaaagatacattttGGGCCGGAATGCAAACTACACAAAGAAGTGAAAGTATGAATgcattttttgataattatgtGAACTCCAGAAGCACGCTGAAGGAATTTGTTGACCAATTTGACAATGCTTTGAGGAGAAAGGTTGAGAATGAGAAAGTAGCTGATTTCAATTCTTTTAATGCCACCATTCCCTGTGTATCTCATTTTTCTATTGAGAAGGAATTTCAAGAACTTTATACCAATGCAAAGTTCAAAGAAGTTCGTCAGGAGTTTAGTTGCTTGATGTATTGCAATTGCTCTCTTATTAAAAGTGAAGGTGCAATTTCTACCTATGAAGTATCTGATGAGGTAACAGTTGATGATTACACAAAAGAGCGGAATTTTTGTGTTTACTTTAATGGAGATGAATGTGAAGTTAAATGCACTTGTGGGTTGTTTGAATGTAGAGGAATCTTGTGTAGGCATGCCCTTGCTGTACTGACATTAAAGAAAGTGAAATCTTTGCccacaaaatattttcttgaccGATGGAGAAAGGATTTGAAGCGCGCATATACTCTTATTGAGAGTAGTTATAATGTCTTCAGTTGCAACCCTGATGCCCAAAGATATGATTGCTTGTTGAAAAAATGTAGTGAATTAGCAACGCTTACATCAACCAGTGAGGACCATTACATGGATGCCATGCATTGTATAGACATGTTGCTAGCGAAATACAAGTGCTCAAGGTATGAACCCAGTCCACCCTCCCATGATATTCCATGCGCATCTTCCAAAAGTAATGAAGGCATTGATGGTGTAGTAGTGAAAAGTACTAAGGTTCTTAGTCCTATAGCGGTTAAATGTAAAGGCAAGCCACGATTCAAAAGAATGGTGTCTACAGTTGAAAAATTcgtgacaaaaacaaaaaagaaacatcaGAGTCACAACAATGCCAACCAGAAGGGGAGAAAAAATCAGGttgcttatttttcttccttttatgaGTGTTTCACTTATTCTTACTAAACGCGTGATCGCATACAAACATTTCAAGCATATCGTAACACATTTGGtatcttttttaaattgaaggcTTGCCAAGAAATTCAAGAAAGGGAATTGAACACAAATGAAGCTCCATTGGCTTCAATAACTGACACTCAATATGATCGCATAATTGGAACGCAGGAAACTGCTTTTATTAAGGTAAACACACTTGAAGCTCCCTGCTATTGTCAACTTACATTGTTCATTGTCAttctcctttttcctttttcttttatattttaattttattctttaataacTTATAacagtttttttgttttgctaactTACTAAGTTGATTTGCTGCAGGATACGGGTTTCCACCTATTTGAATAGGCGATTGAGcatgatgttttgtttttttgaaagcaTTGCTCTTTTTTTGTTCAGCTAATGCTTTAGTACATGTTACAAGAATTTTTTGGAAGCAGTGATGTTTTTTGGCTGATGGTGGTGTATAGTTTTTGCAAGTGTGGAATGGTGGGTGCATGGTTTTTGCAAGCGCTGAACATGTGGAATGGTCTACAGTATGAATTTTGGTTTTCGCTTGTGGATTTCTGCTTACATCAGGTATTCCAAATAATTGACACAAGGGCCAACATCTGCATAATTCTCTCACTTTGTAATTATGGGTTAAATAACCTTGAACCCATAGTTTTAAGTTTTCTGAACTTTGTATATTTATTCCCCTTCTCATGAATCATCATGCTTCGACATGCCTTGTACTTGACATGGAAGGGTTTCTGAACTCAAGCAGGCCAAAAAATAGCTTTATTTTCTCCTTTGTATGCCTGAAATCTATTATTTGGGAAGATGGGAAGGAAAATGCAgttgatttttccttttgagGACAGAACTTGATTAAGTCAACCAATTACATTTACTTTAAGCTTGGAAATGCTTATTTTATTACTTCTATTGCTGTGCAGCAACTGCTGCGAAAGTTAAACACTTCATTTTGCTTACCTCATTGGGAACAAACAATGTTGGCTTTCCTGCTGCTATTCTAAAGTAAGTCTAGAAGTTTCCTCCTCACAATTTGCAGTATGTTGCTTATAGTTCAGTTTTCAACAAAAGACAAGTACTCTATGTATACTTCTTcattagttttcttttattgattgtCCTTCTCTTCTGCTTCTATAGTTTGTTTTGGGGGGTTCTGATTTGGAAAAGGAAGGCAGAAGAAGCACTGCTAGCCAGTGGACTTCCCTACACTGTGAGTGTTAATAGTATTAACTGCAGATAAGTTTGACAAATATGGGGATTTGTGGTGTCTGGTTACTCATTTAACAGTCTTTTTTCAGATAGTGAGACCTGGAGGCATGGAACGGCCCACTGATGCTTACAAGGAAACCCATAATATTGCCCTCTCACAAGAAGATACTTTATTTGGTGGCCAGGTGTCAAACCTTCAGGTATTCTTCCTGTACATTTTCCCCAAGTTGGCAATAATATTTCAGCCATGAGCACAACtcctaaaaatgttttctttttgaccGATTATGTATTGTATCATTCAATTCATTCAATATTCAACAAGGCCCTGTTTATGTGACTGGAAAATGATTTAAAGCTCTCCGAATGTTGTCCTGCCACTCAATAAAAGCTGTAAAGGTGATAGCTAAGTTGCTGCATGCTCTCAGTTTCAAGGTTGAAACATTTTATAATTTCAGTAGAATCATAACGTGTGACCAGTCATCTTATCGGCAATTAAGGTCAAATGTAAACAGATATGGAAAAATATGGAATAATTTATCAATAGATagtaaattatgtttagtttaCTTGGCTGATTGGGATATAATTGAAAGTCCATATTCTTTgtgattttgttctttttttttttttctcaaagattccccctttgtttttttcctttccccaGTATACTTGCTAAGGAATTAAAGAGAGAATTGGAAATGATGCTTTGGATCATACGTTTcgttttttctttcccaaatttgATTTGTGTTGCTAGGGAATGTTTTATATGTTGATTGCTTTCTTAAAGTTGAAAAACTTTACTCAGCTTATATTGCATGTTGTACCCAGAAGGAAGAAAACTTTTCAATTATATTGACAAAATAGTGAAACTGAAAGATCAA
Protein-coding sequences here:
- the LOC132165026 gene encoding protein FAR1-RELATED SEQUENCE 6-like is translated as MFDPFRLRVWDIHPDRHLLIPPYGMPVPPYGMPVPYPGLLPPWGVYTHPNMTTTPNPLHVNIELEGKGPYGKDRVCTKKSMGTPGSACNDSASHCLSSPLANSVDSDNEGTLDAIEKNNEKQDSYGSKKRRFHHMVADGANTQSHTVGAIGEALVPPASLPLVMGSESVMPEQLMQIPNDDEPFLEVAPQIDENEVVCDLELVDKDDNDVQSNKKEAEPEVGMKFSSEKELILYYRRYAQQSGFGVTSKGGKNNPDGSHKYVTLTCARYGKKQTDAINIHKPNPTTKTGCKAKINASFRDGAWCLTTVNVNHNHSLSPSKTRFFRCYRRMDDNVKRRLELNDIAGIGVSKNFNSLVVEGGGYENLSFKERDCRNFINKARHLRLSKGGAGVLYDYFTRMREMNDGFYAVMDLDDDSRLRNVFWADARSRAAYKYFGDVVTFDTTYLTNIYKMPFAPFVGVNHHGQSILFGAGLLSSEDTTTFVWLFETWLKCMNGQAPVAIITDQDKAMKSAIAKVFPRARHRFCLWHIMKKFPEKLGSHAQYKCGLKSAIQSAIYDSQTCVEFDNSWQGVLEKYNLRDNAWLCWLYSVRAHWIPAYLKDTFWAGMQTTQRSESMNAFFDNYVNSRSTLKEFVDQFDNALRRKVENEKVADFNSFNATIPCVSHFSIEKEFQELYTNAKFKEVRQEFSCLMYCNCSLIKSEGAISTYEVSDEVTVDDYTKERNFCVYFNGDECEVKCTCGLFECRGILCRHALAVLTLKKVKSLPTKYFLDRWRKDLKRAYTLIESSYNVFSCNPDAQRYDCLLKKCSELATLTSTSEDHYMDAMHCIDMLLAKYKCSRQATIQKNGVYS